A single genomic interval of Puntigrus tetrazona isolate hp1 chromosome 1, ASM1883169v1, whole genome shotgun sequence harbors:
- the pcdh10a gene encoding protocadherin-10a isoform X2, with translation MILIFLFFSILDGGLSQLHFSVPEEQERGTVVGNIAEDLGLDITKLSARRFQTVPSSRTPYLEVNLENGALVVNERIDREEICRQTVPCLLHLEVFLENPLELFRVEIEVMDINDNPPSFPETDITVEITESATPGTRFPVENAFDPDVGTNALSTYAITTNNYFYLDVQTQGDGNRFAELVLDKPLDREQQAVHRYVLTAVDGGQPQKTGTALLVVKVLDSNDNAPTFDQSVYSVSLRENSPVGTLVIQLNATDMDEGQNGEIVYSLSSHNPPRIRDLFNIDSRTGRIEVTGEVDYEESSTHQIYVQAKDMGPNAVPAHCKVLVKLIDVNDNTPEISFSTVTESVSEQAVPGTVIALLSVTDRDSGENGQMTCELHGEVPFKLKSSFKNYYTIVTDGPLDREKAESYTLTVVAKDKGVPSLSTSKSIKVHVSDENDNAPRFMQSVYDVYVTENNVPGAYIYAVSAVDPDVGQNAYVTYSILECEIQGMSILTYVSINSENGYLYALRSFDYEQIKEFSFMVHAKDSGAPELTANATVNVIIVDQNDNAPSIIAPLGKNGTAREHLPRSAEPGYLVTRIVATDADDGENARLSYSILRGNELGMFRMDWRTGELRTARRVSSKRDPPHPYDLLIEVRDHGQPPLSSSASINVVLVDSIVEGRSGDRGSVKSKEGSLDLTLILIIALGSVSFIFLLAMIVLAVRCQKDKKLNIYTCMAGDSCCQCCSRQARGRKKKLSKSDIMLVQSTNVASTAQVPVEESGSFGSHHQNQNYCYQVCLTPESAKTDLMFLKPCSPSRSTDTEHNPCGAIVTGYADQQPDIISNGSILSSETKHQRTELSYLVDRPRRVNSSAFQEADIVSSKDSGHGDSEQGDSDHDATNRGHTAGADLFSNCTEECKALGHSDRCWMPSFMPGDSRQGADYRSNLHVPGMDAVPDTEVQESVVPGDGCNRADDRSFSTFGKDKSHHGTLTRHELHTLLPSARAPYKPNYLSRKRIS, from the exons TGCCTCCTGCACCTCGAAGTGTTTTTGGAGAACCCACTCGAGCTGTTCCGCGTCGAGATCGAGGTAATGGATATTAACGACAATCCGCCGAGTTTCCCAGAGACGGACATCACCGTGGAGATCACCGAGAGCGCCACACCGGGCACCCGCTTCCCTGTGGAGAACGCCTTCGACCCTGACGTGGGGACTAATGCCTTGAGCACATACGCCATCACCACTAACAACTACTTTTATTTGGACGTACAGACGCAAGGCGACGGCAACCGCTTCGCGGAGCTCGTCCTGGATAAACCCCTGGACCGAGAGCAGCAGGCGGTGCACAGGTACGTGCTCACCGCCGTGGACGGAGGGCAGCCGCAGAAGACCGGCACCGCGCTGCTAGTGGTGAAAGTGCTGGACTCCAACGACAACGCGCCCACGTTCGATCAATCCGTTTACTCTGTGAGCTTGCGCGAGAACTCCCCAGTTGGCACGCTCGTTATTCAGCTCAACGCCACTGATATGGACGAGGGCCAGAACGGAGAGATTGTTTACTCTCTAAGTAGTCACAATCCGCCGCGCATTCGGGATCTGTTTAACATCGACTCGCGCACCGGGAGGATTGAAGTGACCGGTGAGGTGGATTACGAGGAGAGCAGCACGCACCAGATCTACGTGCAGGCTAAAGACATGGGACCGAACGCCGTGCCCGCGCACTGCAAAGTTCTGGTCAAACTCATCGACGTGAACGACAACACGCCGGAGATTAGTTTCAGCACGGTCACGGAGTCGGTAAGTGAGCAGGCTGTCCCGGGTACGGTGATCGCTCTGCTGAGCGTCACGGACCGAGACTCCGGCGAGAACGGACAGATGACCTGCGAGCTGCACGGCGAGGTTCCGTTCAAACTCAAGTCGTCTTTCAAAAACTATTACACGATCGTCACGGACGGTCCGCTGGACCGCGAGAAAGCGGAGTCTTACACGCTCACGGTGGTCGCCAAAGACAAGGGGGTGCCGTCTCTCTCCACAAGCAAGTCCATCAAAGTGCACGTCTCGGACGAAAACGACAACGCGCCGAGATTCATGCAGTCGGTTTACGACGTGTACGTGACGGAGAACAACGTCCCGGGCGCTTACATTTACGCGGTGAGCGCAGTGGACCCTGATGTTGGACAGAACGCCTATGTCACTTACTCCATATTGGAGTGCGAAATACAGGGTATGTCCATCTTAACCTACGTGTCAATCAACTCTGAGAACGGCTACTTGTACGCGCTGCGTTCTTTTGATTACGAGCAAATAAAAGAGTTCAGCTTTATGGTGCATGCCAAAGACTCCGGCGCGCCCGAGTTAACGGCCAACGCCACCGTTAATGTCATCATAGTGGACCAGAACGACAACGCCCCCTCTATAATCGCGCCTCTGGGCAAAAACGGCACAGCGAGGGAACATCTGCCCCGCTCAGCCGAGCCGGGATACCTGGTGACCCGTATTGTGGCCACGGATGCGGATGACGGTGAGAACGCGCGCCTGTCGTACAGCATCCTCCGAGGAAACGAGCTCGGGATGTTCCGGATGGACTGGAGAACCGGTGAGCTACGTACCGCGCGCCGGGTGTCCAGCAAACGGGACCCTCCGCATCCGTACGACCTGTTGATCGAGGTGCGCGACCACGGGCAGCCGCCGCTCTCGTCCTCTGCGAGCATCAACGTAGTGCTTGTGGACAGCATAGTGGAGGGCCGGAGCGGCGACCGGGGGTCGGTCAAGTCCAAAGAGGGCTCGCTGGACCTCACGCTCATCCTGATCATCGCGCTCGGCTCCGTCtccttcatcttcctcctcGCAATGATCGTGCTGGCGGTGCGATGTCAGAAGGACAAGAAACTAAACATCTACACGTGCATGGCCGGAGACTCGTGCTGTCAGTGCTGCAGTCGCCAAGCGCGCGGGCGCAAGAAGAAGCTCAGCAAATCGGACATCATGCTCGTCCAGAGCACCAACGTGGCCAGTACAGCACAGGTGCCGGTGGAGGAGTCAGGTAGCTTTGGCTCGCACCACCAGAACCAGAACTACTGCTACCAGGTGTGCCTGACTCCGGAATCTGCCAAAACCGACCTGATGTTCCTTAAACCTTGCAGCCCATCCCGGAGCACAGACACTGAGCACAACCCGTGCGGGGCAATCGTTACCGGATACGCGGATCAGCAGCCAGATATAATCTCAAATGGGAGCATTTTATCCAGCGAG ACCAAGCACCAGAGAACCGAACTCAGCTACCTGGTGGATAGGCCCCGTCGTGTTAACAG TTCAGCATTTCAAGAGGCAGATATCGTCAGCTCTAAAGACAGCGGACACGGAGATAGCGAGCAGGGAGACAGCGACCATGACGCCACCAACCGGGGCCATACAGCAG GAGCTGATCTTTTCTCCAACTGCACTGAAGAGTGCAAGGCTCTGGGTCACTCCGACCGTTGCTGGATGCCCTCCTTCATGCCTGGCGACAGTCGCCAGGGCGCCGATTACCGTAGCAACCTGCACGTCCCAGGAATGGACGCGGTGCCGGACACTGAGGTACAGGAGAGCGTGGTTCCGGGCGATGGTTGCAATCGGGCCGATGATAGATCATTCTCCACGTTCGGCAAAGACAAGTCACACCACGGCACGCTCACACGCCACGAGCTACACACACTTTTACCAAGCGCCAGAGCGCCTTACAAACCCAACTATCTGT CACGCAAAAGGATTTCCTAG
- the pcdh10a gene encoding protocadherin-10a isoform X1: MILIFLFFSILDGGLSQLHFSVPEEQERGTVVGNIAEDLGLDITKLSARRFQTVPSSRTPYLEVNLENGALVVNERIDREEICRQTVPCLLHLEVFLENPLELFRVEIEVMDINDNPPSFPETDITVEITESATPGTRFPVENAFDPDVGTNALSTYAITTNNYFYLDVQTQGDGNRFAELVLDKPLDREQQAVHRYVLTAVDGGQPQKTGTALLVVKVLDSNDNAPTFDQSVYSVSLRENSPVGTLVIQLNATDMDEGQNGEIVYSLSSHNPPRIRDLFNIDSRTGRIEVTGEVDYEESSTHQIYVQAKDMGPNAVPAHCKVLVKLIDVNDNTPEISFSTVTESVSEQAVPGTVIALLSVTDRDSGENGQMTCELHGEVPFKLKSSFKNYYTIVTDGPLDREKAESYTLTVVAKDKGVPSLSTSKSIKVHVSDENDNAPRFMQSVYDVYVTENNVPGAYIYAVSAVDPDVGQNAYVTYSILECEIQGMSILTYVSINSENGYLYALRSFDYEQIKEFSFMVHAKDSGAPELTANATVNVIIVDQNDNAPSIIAPLGKNGTAREHLPRSAEPGYLVTRIVATDADDGENARLSYSILRGNELGMFRMDWRTGELRTARRVSSKRDPPHPYDLLIEVRDHGQPPLSSSASINVVLVDSIVEGRSGDRGSVKSKEGSLDLTLILIIALGSVSFIFLLAMIVLAVRCQKDKKLNIYTCMAGDSCCQCCSRQARGRKKKLSKSDIMLVQSTNVASTAQVPVEESGSFGSHHQNQNYCYQVCLTPESAKTDLMFLKPCSPSRSTDTEHNPCGAIVTGYADQQPDIISNGSILSSETKHQRTELSYLVDRPRRVNSSAFQEADIVSSKDSGHGDSEQGDSDHDATNRGHTAGADLFSNCTEECKALGHSDRCWMPSFMPGDSRQGADYRSNLHVPGMDAVPDTEVQESVVPGDGCNRADDRSFSTFGKDKSHHGTLTRHELHTLLPSARAPYKPNYLSSEDTGEKPSYYKFGS, encoded by the exons TGCCTCCTGCACCTCGAAGTGTTTTTGGAGAACCCACTCGAGCTGTTCCGCGTCGAGATCGAGGTAATGGATATTAACGACAATCCGCCGAGTTTCCCAGAGACGGACATCACCGTGGAGATCACCGAGAGCGCCACACCGGGCACCCGCTTCCCTGTGGAGAACGCCTTCGACCCTGACGTGGGGACTAATGCCTTGAGCACATACGCCATCACCACTAACAACTACTTTTATTTGGACGTACAGACGCAAGGCGACGGCAACCGCTTCGCGGAGCTCGTCCTGGATAAACCCCTGGACCGAGAGCAGCAGGCGGTGCACAGGTACGTGCTCACCGCCGTGGACGGAGGGCAGCCGCAGAAGACCGGCACCGCGCTGCTAGTGGTGAAAGTGCTGGACTCCAACGACAACGCGCCCACGTTCGATCAATCCGTTTACTCTGTGAGCTTGCGCGAGAACTCCCCAGTTGGCACGCTCGTTATTCAGCTCAACGCCACTGATATGGACGAGGGCCAGAACGGAGAGATTGTTTACTCTCTAAGTAGTCACAATCCGCCGCGCATTCGGGATCTGTTTAACATCGACTCGCGCACCGGGAGGATTGAAGTGACCGGTGAGGTGGATTACGAGGAGAGCAGCACGCACCAGATCTACGTGCAGGCTAAAGACATGGGACCGAACGCCGTGCCCGCGCACTGCAAAGTTCTGGTCAAACTCATCGACGTGAACGACAACACGCCGGAGATTAGTTTCAGCACGGTCACGGAGTCGGTAAGTGAGCAGGCTGTCCCGGGTACGGTGATCGCTCTGCTGAGCGTCACGGACCGAGACTCCGGCGAGAACGGACAGATGACCTGCGAGCTGCACGGCGAGGTTCCGTTCAAACTCAAGTCGTCTTTCAAAAACTATTACACGATCGTCACGGACGGTCCGCTGGACCGCGAGAAAGCGGAGTCTTACACGCTCACGGTGGTCGCCAAAGACAAGGGGGTGCCGTCTCTCTCCACAAGCAAGTCCATCAAAGTGCACGTCTCGGACGAAAACGACAACGCGCCGAGATTCATGCAGTCGGTTTACGACGTGTACGTGACGGAGAACAACGTCCCGGGCGCTTACATTTACGCGGTGAGCGCAGTGGACCCTGATGTTGGACAGAACGCCTATGTCACTTACTCCATATTGGAGTGCGAAATACAGGGTATGTCCATCTTAACCTACGTGTCAATCAACTCTGAGAACGGCTACTTGTACGCGCTGCGTTCTTTTGATTACGAGCAAATAAAAGAGTTCAGCTTTATGGTGCATGCCAAAGACTCCGGCGCGCCCGAGTTAACGGCCAACGCCACCGTTAATGTCATCATAGTGGACCAGAACGACAACGCCCCCTCTATAATCGCGCCTCTGGGCAAAAACGGCACAGCGAGGGAACATCTGCCCCGCTCAGCCGAGCCGGGATACCTGGTGACCCGTATTGTGGCCACGGATGCGGATGACGGTGAGAACGCGCGCCTGTCGTACAGCATCCTCCGAGGAAACGAGCTCGGGATGTTCCGGATGGACTGGAGAACCGGTGAGCTACGTACCGCGCGCCGGGTGTCCAGCAAACGGGACCCTCCGCATCCGTACGACCTGTTGATCGAGGTGCGCGACCACGGGCAGCCGCCGCTCTCGTCCTCTGCGAGCATCAACGTAGTGCTTGTGGACAGCATAGTGGAGGGCCGGAGCGGCGACCGGGGGTCGGTCAAGTCCAAAGAGGGCTCGCTGGACCTCACGCTCATCCTGATCATCGCGCTCGGCTCCGTCtccttcatcttcctcctcGCAATGATCGTGCTGGCGGTGCGATGTCAGAAGGACAAGAAACTAAACATCTACACGTGCATGGCCGGAGACTCGTGCTGTCAGTGCTGCAGTCGCCAAGCGCGCGGGCGCAAGAAGAAGCTCAGCAAATCGGACATCATGCTCGTCCAGAGCACCAACGTGGCCAGTACAGCACAGGTGCCGGTGGAGGAGTCAGGTAGCTTTGGCTCGCACCACCAGAACCAGAACTACTGCTACCAGGTGTGCCTGACTCCGGAATCTGCCAAAACCGACCTGATGTTCCTTAAACCTTGCAGCCCATCCCGGAGCACAGACACTGAGCACAACCCGTGCGGGGCAATCGTTACCGGATACGCGGATCAGCAGCCAGATATAATCTCAAATGGGAGCATTTTATCCAGCGAG ACCAAGCACCAGAGAACCGAACTCAGCTACCTGGTGGATAGGCCCCGTCGTGTTAACAG TTCAGCATTTCAAGAGGCAGATATCGTCAGCTCTAAAGACAGCGGACACGGAGATAGCGAGCAGGGAGACAGCGACCATGACGCCACCAACCGGGGCCATACAGCAG GAGCTGATCTTTTCTCCAACTGCACTGAAGAGTGCAAGGCTCTGGGTCACTCCGACCGTTGCTGGATGCCCTCCTTCATGCCTGGCGACAGTCGCCAGGGCGCCGATTACCGTAGCAACCTGCACGTCCCAGGAATGGACGCGGTGCCGGACACTGAGGTACAGGAGAGCGTGGTTCCGGGCGATGGTTGCAATCGGGCCGATGATAGATCATTCTCCACGTTCGGCAAAGACAAGTCACACCACGGCACGCTCACACGCCACGAGCTACACACACTTTTACCAAGCGCCAGAGCGCCTTACAAACCCAACTATCTGT CATCAGAAGACACTGGTGAAAAACCATCCTATTACAAATTTGGCTCATGA
- the pcdh10a gene encoding protocadherin-10a isoform X3 → MILIFLFFSILDGGLSQLHFSVPEEQERGTVVGNIAEDLGLDITKLSARRFQTVPSSRTPYLEVNLENGALVVNERIDREEICRQTVPCLLHLEVFLENPLELFRVEIEVMDINDNPPSFPETDITVEITESATPGTRFPVENAFDPDVGTNALSTYAITTNNYFYLDVQTQGDGNRFAELVLDKPLDREQQAVHRYVLTAVDGGQPQKTGTALLVVKVLDSNDNAPTFDQSVYSVSLRENSPVGTLVIQLNATDMDEGQNGEIVYSLSSHNPPRIRDLFNIDSRTGRIEVTGEVDYEESSTHQIYVQAKDMGPNAVPAHCKVLVKLIDVNDNTPEISFSTVTESVSEQAVPGTVIALLSVTDRDSGENGQMTCELHGEVPFKLKSSFKNYYTIVTDGPLDREKAESYTLTVVAKDKGVPSLSTSKSIKVHVSDENDNAPRFMQSVYDVYVTENNVPGAYIYAVSAVDPDVGQNAYVTYSILECEIQGMSILTYVSINSENGYLYALRSFDYEQIKEFSFMVHAKDSGAPELTANATVNVIIVDQNDNAPSIIAPLGKNGTAREHLPRSAEPGYLVTRIVATDADDGENARLSYSILRGNELGMFRMDWRTGELRTARRVSSKRDPPHPYDLLIEVRDHGQPPLSSSASINVVLVDSIVEGRSGDRGSVKSKEGSLDLTLILIIALGSVSFIFLLAMIVLAVRCQKDKKLNIYTCMAGDSCCQCCSRQARGRKKKLSKSDIMLVQSTNVASTAQVPVEESGSFGSHHQNQNYCYQVCLTPESAKTDLMFLKPCSPSRSTDTEHNPCGAIVTGYADQQPDIISNGSILSSETKHQRTELSYLVDRPRRVNSSAFQEADIVSSKDSGHGDSEQGDSDHDATNRGHTAGADLFSNCTEECKALGHSDRCWMPSFMPGDSRQGADYRSNLHVPGMDAVPDTEHAKGFPSTFRVDIPEKA, encoded by the exons TGCCTCCTGCACCTCGAAGTGTTTTTGGAGAACCCACTCGAGCTGTTCCGCGTCGAGATCGAGGTAATGGATATTAACGACAATCCGCCGAGTTTCCCAGAGACGGACATCACCGTGGAGATCACCGAGAGCGCCACACCGGGCACCCGCTTCCCTGTGGAGAACGCCTTCGACCCTGACGTGGGGACTAATGCCTTGAGCACATACGCCATCACCACTAACAACTACTTTTATTTGGACGTACAGACGCAAGGCGACGGCAACCGCTTCGCGGAGCTCGTCCTGGATAAACCCCTGGACCGAGAGCAGCAGGCGGTGCACAGGTACGTGCTCACCGCCGTGGACGGAGGGCAGCCGCAGAAGACCGGCACCGCGCTGCTAGTGGTGAAAGTGCTGGACTCCAACGACAACGCGCCCACGTTCGATCAATCCGTTTACTCTGTGAGCTTGCGCGAGAACTCCCCAGTTGGCACGCTCGTTATTCAGCTCAACGCCACTGATATGGACGAGGGCCAGAACGGAGAGATTGTTTACTCTCTAAGTAGTCACAATCCGCCGCGCATTCGGGATCTGTTTAACATCGACTCGCGCACCGGGAGGATTGAAGTGACCGGTGAGGTGGATTACGAGGAGAGCAGCACGCACCAGATCTACGTGCAGGCTAAAGACATGGGACCGAACGCCGTGCCCGCGCACTGCAAAGTTCTGGTCAAACTCATCGACGTGAACGACAACACGCCGGAGATTAGTTTCAGCACGGTCACGGAGTCGGTAAGTGAGCAGGCTGTCCCGGGTACGGTGATCGCTCTGCTGAGCGTCACGGACCGAGACTCCGGCGAGAACGGACAGATGACCTGCGAGCTGCACGGCGAGGTTCCGTTCAAACTCAAGTCGTCTTTCAAAAACTATTACACGATCGTCACGGACGGTCCGCTGGACCGCGAGAAAGCGGAGTCTTACACGCTCACGGTGGTCGCCAAAGACAAGGGGGTGCCGTCTCTCTCCACAAGCAAGTCCATCAAAGTGCACGTCTCGGACGAAAACGACAACGCGCCGAGATTCATGCAGTCGGTTTACGACGTGTACGTGACGGAGAACAACGTCCCGGGCGCTTACATTTACGCGGTGAGCGCAGTGGACCCTGATGTTGGACAGAACGCCTATGTCACTTACTCCATATTGGAGTGCGAAATACAGGGTATGTCCATCTTAACCTACGTGTCAATCAACTCTGAGAACGGCTACTTGTACGCGCTGCGTTCTTTTGATTACGAGCAAATAAAAGAGTTCAGCTTTATGGTGCATGCCAAAGACTCCGGCGCGCCCGAGTTAACGGCCAACGCCACCGTTAATGTCATCATAGTGGACCAGAACGACAACGCCCCCTCTATAATCGCGCCTCTGGGCAAAAACGGCACAGCGAGGGAACATCTGCCCCGCTCAGCCGAGCCGGGATACCTGGTGACCCGTATTGTGGCCACGGATGCGGATGACGGTGAGAACGCGCGCCTGTCGTACAGCATCCTCCGAGGAAACGAGCTCGGGATGTTCCGGATGGACTGGAGAACCGGTGAGCTACGTACCGCGCGCCGGGTGTCCAGCAAACGGGACCCTCCGCATCCGTACGACCTGTTGATCGAGGTGCGCGACCACGGGCAGCCGCCGCTCTCGTCCTCTGCGAGCATCAACGTAGTGCTTGTGGACAGCATAGTGGAGGGCCGGAGCGGCGACCGGGGGTCGGTCAAGTCCAAAGAGGGCTCGCTGGACCTCACGCTCATCCTGATCATCGCGCTCGGCTCCGTCtccttcatcttcctcctcGCAATGATCGTGCTGGCGGTGCGATGTCAGAAGGACAAGAAACTAAACATCTACACGTGCATGGCCGGAGACTCGTGCTGTCAGTGCTGCAGTCGCCAAGCGCGCGGGCGCAAGAAGAAGCTCAGCAAATCGGACATCATGCTCGTCCAGAGCACCAACGTGGCCAGTACAGCACAGGTGCCGGTGGAGGAGTCAGGTAGCTTTGGCTCGCACCACCAGAACCAGAACTACTGCTACCAGGTGTGCCTGACTCCGGAATCTGCCAAAACCGACCTGATGTTCCTTAAACCTTGCAGCCCATCCCGGAGCACAGACACTGAGCACAACCCGTGCGGGGCAATCGTTACCGGATACGCGGATCAGCAGCCAGATATAATCTCAAATGGGAGCATTTTATCCAGCGAG ACCAAGCACCAGAGAACCGAACTCAGCTACCTGGTGGATAGGCCCCGTCGTGTTAACAG TTCAGCATTTCAAGAGGCAGATATCGTCAGCTCTAAAGACAGCGGACACGGAGATAGCGAGCAGGGAGACAGCGACCATGACGCCACCAACCGGGGCCATACAGCAG GAGCTGATCTTTTCTCCAACTGCACTGAAGAGTGCAAGGCTCTGGGTCACTCCGACCGTTGCTGGATGCCCTCCTTCATGCCTGGCGACAGTCGCCAGGGCGCCGATTACCGTAGCAACCTGCACGTCCCAGGAATGGACGCGGTGCCGGACACTGAG CACGCAAAAGGATTTCCTAGCACCTTCCGCGTGGACATTCCTGAAAAAGCGTGA